The Zavarzinella sp. sequence AGGAAGATTTGTTGGCAGGTGGGCGATTTAATTTCTTTTTTGCTCTACTGATAATTGGGCCAACGCTATTCAGTGGGATACCGGTAAGCGAACTGATTTCTTCATATGATCGGCCTTCAAGGTAAAACAGTCGAACAACTTCCCGTTCTTTATCTTTCAAACGAGACAAGAGATTATTCACTTCATCTGTTAATTGTGCTGCGGGTTCAGCAGGTAATACAACCTGTTCTTCGGACGTTCGGTTGGCTTTCCTTTCACGGTAGATTCTGGCAAGCTGGGTAGTGACGCATCGCTGGGCAATGATCGTCAAATAAGTGGCTAATGAACTGTCGCCACGGAATGAACGCAGCACGGTGAAGTCATTGGCAATAATTTGCAAAAATATATCCTGCAAAACATCATCCACTTCCGATTGCTGCAGGGGAATACATTTGGAAAATGAAACAGCACGAA is a genomic window containing:
- a CDS encoding RNA polymerase sigma factor — protein: MALLPYDRELLERCLQQQSGSWNDFVDRFAGLFHHIIRAVSFSKCIPLQQSEVDDVLQDIFLQIIANDFTVLRSFRGDSSLATYLTIIAQRCVTTQLARIYRERKANRTSEEQVVLPAEPAAQLTDEVNNLLSRLKDKEREVVRLFYLEGRSYEEISSLTGIPLNSVGPIISRAKKKLNRPPANKSSLQPKIA